A segment of the Leptotrichia massiliensis genome:
CACAACTGGACTTGTTCCGATTATTAATATTATCATTAATATGTATGGTAACCATGCCAAAAATGCTTCCTTACCTGTAACTGGCTCTTTTTCAAACCCTTCTTCTTCCTTAATAAAGAATTTAATTGCAAGAATCATTAAAACCATTGCAAGCAAACTTGATAAGATTGTTGTTAATTCAGCTCCCATTGTTCCAGCTATAATCGGTTGAATCAAATATCCCAAAACTGAAGCTATGATTACTGCCAAAATTCCTTTTCCAAAAGCTGGATTTTTCCCTTCTTCTATTTCCTTGTTAGCCATTTGAACAATGATAAATGGTATAATACATGTTAATAGTAACAGTAACAATGATGTGAACAATGCTGTCTGAGTAGGATTTAGACCTAATTTTGAAACCATTGTTGTAACTGGCAGTCCAACTGTACCAAATGCTGTCGGTGTAGAGTTAGCAATCAGACAAATTAATGCCGCATTTAATGGATTAAATCCAAGTGAAACCATTATTGCTGCTGGAATTGCAACTGCTGTTCCATATCCTGCAATACCTTCTATAAATCCACCAAATCCCCAAGCAAGTATTAATGCCTGTGCTCTTTTATCTGATGAAATGTTTCCTAACATTTTCTTAACTGTTTCAATCTTTCCAGTTTTCACAGATAAATCATAAGCAAATAACGCAGCTATTACTACAAATCCAATTGGCATCCACGCCACCGAAAATCCTTCAAATATTGAAGCAATAATTCCCGGTATTGGCATATTCCATTTCTTTACAACAAATGTTAAAATAATAGCCACCACTAAACTTGTATAAGCACTAAACATAGCCGATTTTTTCAATACAGCCAACAATACCAAAAATAAAATTATTGGTATCAATCCCACAAAAAATGGTATTAAACCTGCTAAAAATTCCATTTCTTCCTAACCTTCTTTCTATAATTTTCTTAAAACAATTAACATCTTATACTATATCTTATCAAATTTTTTAAAAAAGTACAAATTTTTTTCTAAACAAGCTATTTTTACCCAGATTTT
Coding sequences within it:
- a CDS encoding L-lactate permease; this translates as MEFLAGLIPFFVGLIPIILFLVLLAVLKKSAMFSAYTSLVVAIILTFVVKKWNMPIPGIIASIFEGFSVAWMPIGFVVIAALFAYDLSVKTGKIETVKKMLGNISSDKRAQALILAWGFGGFIEGIAGYGTAVAIPAAIMVSLGFNPLNAALICLIANSTPTAFGTVGLPVTTMVSKLGLNPTQTALFTSLLLLLLTCIIPFIIVQMANKEIEEGKNPAFGKGILAVIIASVLGYLIQPIIAGTMGAELTTILSSLLAMVLMILAIKFFIKEEEGFEKEPVTGKEAFLAWLPYILMIILIIGTSPVVEHIHSLLEPTTTKFNFALGNQAKWFNENGADPSVTFKWILAPAAPLFVATVIAGFIQRAKIKDMGEVLWHTTVHKIPSLVVIMGIVALSVVMKHSGMIQSIADGFVSLTGKGFPLISPFLGTIGTFVTGSDLSSNLLFGDLQASVANGLKPGSDVLKELFIAANTAGATGGKMISPQNIAIAASTVGLVGKEGDMLKFTIKYSVVYAIILGVLTFVGSGMIH